In Ostrea edulis chromosome 4, xbOstEdul1.1, whole genome shotgun sequence, a single window of DNA contains:
- the LOC125671909 gene encoding uncharacterized protein LOC125671909: MEFLKVLVVLFVVLHGSLSKPVSSEDELRDIVGKLERLAASLRQYVVDSSRFEYSMSDVGPQSGSTPEFPIPGTRPIGLWGFDKDPSSPTYKSLYKMSGKLLKPYFHSFPSGPYTSEMRLTPRNVVTMLNAWYNDADQMMLKEQTFVNVARELLDAHFQCATTRVNQIIFYVLKDQVRTMAEEDWKINAHMRKVLGNWITDTAVVDKVAQKIVMVAQRHAYGNIMEHIEYFQLNDIVEFLAKMKMFMWKAEQDKWTPVMFDEKFGQLLTDNDFVFQCPSVHDLWEFHQTIVSRYQERLSETKPFSETEAWLEKVLPTYMTTDATPVITAILQVYKDFVKSAMLHFEQVEKHVTSGNTADITNFMSQFLAPHQLQYLQSIFEFLNIENTRDIMEVGQMKNGNTGSGRTKGRGTEFNVEYR; the protein is encoded by the exons ATGGAGTTCTTGAAAGTCCTCGTGGTTTTGTTTGTAGTTTTGCACG GTTCGCTATCAAAGCCAGTGAGTTCTGAAGATGAACTACGCGACATCGTCGGAAAACTAGAGAGACTCGCAGCAAGCTTAAGACAGTATGTAGTCGACAGCAGTAGGTTCGAGTATTCCATGAGCGATGTCGGACCACAGAGCGGGTCTACGCCAGAATTCCCTATCCCCGGTACCAGACCAATCGGGCTTTGGGGGttcgataaagacccctcctcTCCAACATACAAATCGCTCTATAAAATGTCCGGAAAGCTTCTGAAGCCGTACTTCCACAGTTTCCCAAGTggaccatatacat CGGAGATGCGGTTAACACCACGTAATGTTGTTACAATGCTGAATGCGTGGTATAACGACGCTGACCAAATGATGCTCAAAGAACAGACTTTTGTTAACGTTGCCAGAGAGCTCTTGGATGCCCATTTCCAGTGTGCAACGACGAGAGTCAACCAAATAATTTTCT ATGTTCTCAAGGACCAAGTACGTACAATGGCAGAGGAAGACTGGAAAATTAACGCTCACATGAGAAAAGTTTTGGGGAATTGGATAACGGATACGGCTGTTGTGGACAAAGTCGCCCAGAAAATTGTAATGGTAGCGCAAAGACATGCCTACGGGAACATAATGGAGCATATTGAATATTTCCAACTTAATG ATATCGTGGAATTCCttgcaaaaatgaaaatgttcatgTGGAAAGCTGAACAGGATAAATGGACACCAGTCATGTTCGATGAGAAATTCGGTCAACTTTTGACGGACAATGACTTTGTTTTTCAATGTCCAAGTGTGCATGATCTATGGGAATTCCACCAAACAATTGTTAGCCGTTATCAAGAGAG GTTATCCGAAACTAAACCATTCTCGGAGACGGAGGCTTGGCTAGAGAAAGTCCTACCCACATACATGACGACAGACGCCACCCCCGTCATTACTGCCATCCTCCAAGTGTACAAAGACTTCGTAAAGTCGGCCATGCTGCACTTCGAACAAGTGGAAAAGCACGTGACCAGCGGAAATACGGCCGACATCACAAATTTTATGTCCCAATTCCTCG CACCACATCAGCTCCAGTATTTGCAGTCCATCTTTGAATTCCTCAACATTGAGAATACCCGCGACATCATGGAAGTGGGACAAATGAAGAACGGAAATACCGGTAGCGGACGTACCAAGGGAAGAGGCACGGAATTCAACGTGGAATATAGATGA
- the LOC125670844 gene encoding U4/U6 small nuclear ribonucleoprotein Prp31-like has product MSLADELLADFEDDDLGQNVEDEAMDDIAEVEDVIPEVDYSNKESVKHIAKLRDGPDLARIMTEVKKYAGQPRRQKVAGPVEADPEYQLIVEANNITVEIDNEINVIHKFTRDHYSKRFPELESLVPTPLEYIRTVQELGNNILENSKSNEVLQEILTPATIMVVSVTSSTTQGTELSPEELDVVNEACKMAVDLVDCKAKIFEYVESRMSFIAPNMSIIVGASIAAKLMGIAGGLTNLSKMPACNVQILGSQKRTLSGFSTAAILPHTGHVFYSDIVQKTPPDLRKKASRLVAAKCTIAARVDSFHESVGGAIGDSLRAEIEQKLDKLQEPPPVKTVKPLPAPIEQSRKKRGGRRARKMKERLGLTEVRKAANRMNFGEIEEDAYQDDLGFTLGALGKSQSGKIRGPVVDSKTKARISKTLQAKVQKQNNVWGGSTTVKRQIAGTASSVAFTPLQGLEIVNPQAAERKVQAANAKYFSSTAGFHKIKKEET; this is encoded by the exons ATGTCGCTGGCAGACGAGTTACTGGCCGACTTTGAGGATGATGACCTGGGGCAGAATGTGGAAGATGAAGCGATGGATGACATCGCTGAAGTGGAGGACGTAATCCCAGAGGTAGATTACTCTAATAAAGAATCCGTGAAACACATCGCTAAACTCCGGGACGGACCCGATCTAGCACGCATCATGACAGAGGTTAAGAAATATGCTGGTCAGCCTCGCAGGCAGAAGG TTGCCGGTCCTGTGGAGGCAGATCCTGAGTATCAGCTGATTGTGGAGGCAAATAACATCACTGTAGAAATAGACAACGAGATCA ATGTGATTCACAAGTTTACCAGAGACCACTACTCCAAGCGGTTCCCTGAGCTGGAGTCTCTGGTCCCCACCCCACTGGAGTACATCAGGACTGTGCAG GAGCTTGGAAACAACATCCTGGAGAACTCCAAGAGTAACGAGGTTTTACAAGAGATTCTGACACCCGCCACAATAATGGTGGTCAGCGTGACATCCTCCACCACACAGGG GACCGAGTTGTCTCCAGAGGAATTAGATGTTGTTAATGAAGCATGCAAAATG GCGGTGGACCTCGTAGACTGCAAGGCCAAGATTTTTGAGTACGTGGAATCTCGTATGTCGTTCATTGCGCCTAACATGTCCATCATCGTAGGAGCATCTATCGCAGCCAAACTCATGG GAATTGCCGGAGGCTTGACGAATCTGTCCAAAATGCCTGCCTGCAATGTGCAGATTCTTGGATCTCAGAAACGGACCCTGTCTGGATTCTCTACGGCCGCCATCCTTCCCCACACTGGGCACGTTTTTTACAGCGATATTGTACAGAAAACTCCGCCG GACTTACGTAAGAAAGCTTCCCGTCTGGTCGCTGCGAAGTGTACGATAGCGGCACGTGTGGACAGTTTCCATGAGAGTGTGGGCGGTGCAATCGGTGACAGTCTCAGAGCAGAAATAGAACAGAAACTGGACAAACTACAGGAACCACCCCCCGTGAAAACAGTGAAACCCCTCCCAGCTCCTATAGAGCAGTCACGGAAAAAACGTGGAGGTCGAAG AGCAAGGAAAATGAAGGAGAGGTTGGGATTGACGGAGGTCAGAAAGGCTGCGAATCGAATGAACTTTGGAGAG ATCGAGGAAGACGCATACCAGGACGATCTTGGATTTACCCTTGGAGCTCTTGGGAAGTCACAGTCGGGAAAGATTCGTGGTCCAGTGGTGGATTCTAAGACCAAAGCGCGAATCTCGAAAACGCTGCAG GCTAAAGTTCAGAAGCAGAACAATGTATGGGGAGGCAGCACTACTGTAAAGAGACAGATTGCTGGAACAGCTTCAAGTGTGGCCTTTACACCACTTCAG GGGCTGGAGATTGTCAATCCACAAGCGGCTGAGCGGAAGGTACAAGCTGCCAATGCCAAGTATTTCTCCAGCACTGCAGGCTTTCACAAAATCAAGAAGGAGGAAACTTGA